A window of the Desulfobacula toluolica Tol2 genome harbors these coding sequences:
- a CDS encoding response regulator, which produces MIHILLVSREKNAFEKLETAFSDNKITTEWTDKGQEALSRLTEKKIDLFITEEQLPDMTGRELIEKVLFKNAMMNCVVLSELAHDEFHEAYEGLGVLMQFPLVPDKEHVQKLLDHLNLIAQIASRTSKSKGE; this is translated from the coding sequence ATGATTCATATACTGTTGGTAAGCCGGGAAAAAAACGCCTTTGAAAAACTTGAAACAGCCTTTTCGGACAATAAGATAACAACCGAATGGACTGACAAGGGACAAGAAGCCCTTTCCAGACTCACAGAAAAAAAGATCGACCTGTTCATCACGGAGGAACAACTGCCTGATATGACAGGCAGAGAGCTGATCGAAAAAGTCCTCTTTAAAAATGCCATGATGAACTGTGTGGTATTAAGCGAACTGGCCCATGATGAGTTTCATGAAGCCTATGAAGGATTAGGCGTTCTGATGCAGTTCCCTTTGGTTCCGGATAAGGAACATGTCCAAAAGCTTTTGGATCACCTGAACCTCATTGCTCAAATTGCAAGCCGTACAAGCAAATCAAAAGGAGAATAA
- a CDS encoding ATP-binding protein: protein MIISIASGKGGTGKTTVSTNLALSIEHKVQLLDCDVEEPNAHLFLNPVMKKKEPVIAPIPEIDLEKCTFCKKCMDMCRYGAIAVLKKDVLTFDNLCHSCGGCFEICPENAIVEKDRILGEIEHGSARGISFIHGRMDVGQVMAPPIIKKVRSYTDPDFVTLIDAPPGTSCPVIAAMNKADFVLLVTEPTPFGLHDLKLAVETVKILGIPHGLVINRAGLGNDDVKIYAEKENLPILMEIPFDKKIAQIYSKGQMVVDELPEYKEKFQALFEKIVQLVEKGGQSK, encoded by the coding sequence ATGATTATCAGTATTGCAAGCGGCAAGGGAGGAACCGGTAAAACAACCGTATCAACCAATCTTGCGCTTTCTATTGAACATAAAGTACAACTTCTTGACTGCGATGTTGAAGAACCCAATGCACATCTTTTTCTCAATCCTGTCATGAAAAAAAAAGAACCGGTAATTGCTCCCATACCTGAAATTGATCTTGAAAAATGCACCTTTTGTAAAAAATGCATGGACATGTGCAGATATGGTGCCATTGCTGTTTTAAAAAAAGATGTCCTCACCTTTGACAACCTGTGCCATTCATGCGGCGGATGTTTTGAGATCTGCCCTGAAAATGCAATTGTTGAAAAAGACCGGATTCTGGGTGAAATTGAGCATGGATCAGCAAGAGGCATTTCTTTTATCCACGGCCGCATGGATGTCGGACAGGTCATGGCTCCGCCCATTATCAAAAAAGTAAGATCCTATACTGACCCAGACTTTGTTACCCTTATTGATGCGCCTCCCGGAACCTCATGCCCGGTAATTGCAGCAATGAACAAAGCTGATTTTGTCCTTCTGGTAACCGAACCGACACCCTTTGGTCTTCATGACTTAAAGCTTGCCGTTGAAACGGTTAAAATTCTTGGTATCCCCCACGGACTTGTCATCAACCGGGCAGGTTTGGGAAATGATGATGTAAAAATATATGCAGAAAAGGAGAACCTGCCCATACTCATGGAAATTCCTTTTGATAAAAAAATTGCACAGATCTATTCCAAAGGTCAAATGGTTGTTGACGAACTGCCGGAGTATAAAGAAAAATTTCAGGCCTTGTTCGAGAAGA